Genomic DNA from Desulfuromonas versatilis:
GAGGCCGCCATCGGCGCCAATACCCGCGCCGTCATCGTCAACTCGCCCAACAATCCCACCGGCGTCGTCTACCCCAGGCAGGACCTCGAAGCCCTCGGACGGCTGCTGGAGCGCAAGCAGCAGGAGTTGGAGCGGACGATTTTCGTCATTTCCGACGAACCCTATGCCAGGATCGCCTTCGACGGCTTGCAGGTGCCGAACATCTTCTCCTGCGTGAAAAATTCCATGGTGGTCACCTCCCACTCCAAGGACCTGGCCCTGCCGGGCGAGCGAATCGGCTATCTCGCCGCTAATCCCGTGATGGAGGACGTGGAGCGGTTCATGGAAGGGGCGGTATTCTGCAACCGGGTCCTGGGTTTCGTCAATGCCCCGGCCCTCGCTCAGCGCCTGGTCGCCCAGCTTCAGCATGTCAGCGTCGATGTCGCCGAGTACCAGAGAAAACGGGACCTGCTCTACAATCATCTGGCATCCCTGGGTTTTTCTATGGTAAAGCCCGGAGGAGCGTTCTACCTGTTTCCCCGCTCGCCGCTGCCCGACGACCTGGAGTTCGTGCGCCTTGCCCAACGGCACAACGTGTTGCTGGTTCCCGGCACCGGTTTCGGCGCTCCAGGCTATTTCCGGATCGCCTATTGCATCGAAGAGCAGATCATCCGCCGAAGTCTGCCGGCCTGGCAGACCATCGCCCGCGAAGCGGGCCTTTAGGCCAGGCGGACAGGCGAGGGCACAACCTCGATGCGGGAGGGGGCATGAACATCTACTGGACAGCGGAACTGGCTACGGGGATGGAGCTGATCGACCAGCAGCACCGGGAACTGTTTGCCCGCATCGACCGCCTGGTCGGGGCCTGCATGGCGGGCAAGGGCCGCGAAGAAACCGGCCCGATGCTGGAGTTCATGGAAAACTACATGGAAGAGCATTTCGCCGCCGAAGAGCGGCTGATGGCTGATAGCGACTACCCCAGGGCCGAATTCCATGTGCAGGAACACGCCCTGTTCCGGGAGCGCCTGGAGGTCTTCAAAAGGGAGCTAGCCGACAAGGGGTCCGAGGCGGATCTGCTGACGGCCGTCAATCAGTCCATCGTCGACTGGCTGTTCGACCATGTCTGCATCGAGGACCGCGACCTGGGCGCACACCTCCGGGCGCAGCAGCGCTGACCCGCGCCACGGGCGCCTCACTTCCCGGCATCACCCTCCCCCGGTTGCGGGCCGCAGGTCCTTGACCCGCAACTGGACCGAAACCCGTCCCTGCCAGTCATTCAACCCCGGGGCGACCAGAAGGTCGACCTCACCTGCCAACTCGCTCAATCTGGATCCCAGGCCGAAACCGATACCGGGGAGCGTATAGCCTCCCTGGCGGGCGACAAACCGCAGATGGGCGTTTCCCACCACCTGTGCCTGCTGGGCCCGAACCCCTCGCAGGACGAAGGTGGGTTCAGGATTGCCGGCTCCAAAAGGGGCAAACCCGCCCAACTGTTCAACCGTCTCGAAGGTAAGTTCCTCGACAAGGGCCTCGCCGTCGTGGGCCAGGCAGGGCAGCAGCTCCTGCTCGCCCAGGGAGTTCTGGGCGAACTCCTCGAAGCGGGCGG
This window encodes:
- a CDS encoding pyridoxal phosphate-dependent aminotransferase — encoded protein: MSISIKVQSCIERASWIRKMFEEGARLRQIHGEENVFDFTLGNPSVEPPEAFRQKLQELANNPIPGMHRYMNNAGYEETRAAVASRLSEDSPRKVEARHVVMTCGAGGALNVALKTILNPGEEVLILAPYFVEYKFYVDNHGGVTREVWTDRETFQLDLDAIEAAIGANTRAVIVNSPNNPTGVVYPRQDLEALGRLLERKQQELERTIFVISDEPYARIAFDGLQVPNIFSCVKNSMVVTSHSKDLALPGERIGYLAANPVMEDVERFMEGAVFCNRVLGFVNAPALAQRLVAQLQHVSVDVAEYQRKRDLLYNHLASLGFSMVKPGGAFYLFPRSPLPDDLEFVRLAQRHNVLLVPGTGFGAPGYFRIAYCIEEQIIRRSLPAWQTIAREAGL
- a CDS encoding bacteriohemerythrin, whose protein sequence is MNIYWTAELATGMELIDQQHRELFARIDRLVGACMAGKGREETGPMLEFMENYMEEHFAAEERLMADSDYPRAEFHVQEHALFRERLEVFKRELADKGSEADLLTAVNQSIVDWLFDHVCIEDRDLGAHLRAQQR